tgaatatttgggtggagtttatttaagattttttatgaaaatggtaatttgacacttTTATCCCCTTGTATGAGGGgccgatttgatttttcaaagaaAGTGTGGGGTTTTTTTTGTGCAAATAAAATTTagttaagttaaaaaaaatatgaaaagtCAAAAATGCCCTTGAGCACTATTCATTACCCCTCTCTCTTTTAGATATagctagtgttcgaaccctcgcttcgcgccgggtgtTCGatattcaatgtattttattgcgtttagtttagtttgtaaaattatttcgtggctaactatgatgtcgttgaagcgcaactcgagtcgaactaaaaggtataacccgtgaaagatttaaatgttattttaaattaacaatatgtgtgcatctctgcgtttcgctatggaattgtcgatttttaaaaatttaacgcaaaataaacgtgtatgaaaagtaccccaaatatttatcgttttttaaaaagcgtccgttttgcgtatagctagtgacattgtgttcctaaaattatttcgggtttaacgatggtgtcggaaaaatttgactcgatgcgagcgagaagatatgacccgttgaatatttgggtggagtttatttaagatttttttatgaaaataataatttgacACTAGGGGgcgttttgttattttttttagatAAAGTGTAGGGGGCTTTGTTGTGCAATTGAAAATTAGTTAAgtgtttaaaaaataaaaaaaaattgggaAAGTCGAAAATACTTTTACTATTCATTTGGACGCTCTCTTTTagatatagttatagttataatataatataattataattataattataattataatataatataattataattataataatataatataatgtactCACGATAAGAGGAGAATAACCCGAACAAATTATCTTGAGAAGAAAAATGGCTTGCTACCCATACGGCTTCTGCTCTTCAGTTTCATTTACTCGAACTCCAAAAACCTTTAACTCCCCAATTGTTTTTCAATCTCAACAGCTTAGAATCACTCAAATATCCGTACAAGAATCAGTTTCTGAAGTAACCCACGACAATAACAAGAAAAATTACATCTGGGTCAACCCTAAAAGTCCTAAAGCTTCAAACTTTAGGAAAAAATCATATGATTCAAGGTACACCATTCTCACCCAAGTAGCAGAATCTTTAAATTCATGTTCTCCTGTTGAAAAAGATGTTTGTCACGTTCTAGATACTAGTTTAAGTGGTAAATTAGTAGAACAAGATGGTGTTATTATTCTTAATAACTTGTCCAATACCCGAACTGCACGTATGGTGCTCAAATACTTTCAAGATAGATGTAAATTGAGTAGGGAGGTTGTTCTTTACAATGTGACTTTGAAAGTATTTAGAAAGTCAAAAGATTTAAGTGGTGCAGAGAAACTGTTCGATGAAATGCTTCAGAGAGGTGTTAAGCCTGATAATGTCACGTTTTCGACTATTATTGGATGTTCTCGGTTGAAATCGTTGCCTGGTAAGGCTGTAGAGTGGTTTGAAAAGATGTCAGGTTTCGGGATCCAACCGGATGATGTCACGTATTCAGTCATGATTGATTGCTACGGGAGAGTAGGAAACGTTGACATGGCGTTGAGATTATATGATCGTTCAAGGACCGAGAAATGGAGACTTGACGCCGTAACGTTCACTACGATTATCAAGATTTATGGGACTAGTGGGAATTTCGATGGGTGTTTGACCGTGTTTGAAGAAATGAAGGCGCTTGGTGTTAAGCCTAATTTAGTTTGTTATAATACATTGTTGGATGCTATGGGTAGAGCTAAAAGACCATGGCAGGTTAAGTCTATTTATCAGCAGATATTAAGTAACGGGTTAACGCCTGGTTGGGCAACTTATGCTGCTCTTATTCGTGCGTATGGTAAAGCTCGATACTGTGATGATGCGATGAACGTGTATAAAGAAATGAAGGCGAAAGGGATGAATTTGAGTAATGTTCTTTACAACATCCTTTTGTCTATGTGTGCTGATGTAGGTTTTGTCGATGAAGCTGTCGGGATATACGAGGACATGAAAACATGTTCCGATTGTCAACCTGATAGTTGGACTTATTCCGCGTTGATTACGATATTCTCGTGTTGCGGAAAAGTATCCGAAGCCGAGGCTACCGTACAGGAAATGACCGAAGCGGGTTTTGAACCGAATATATATGTTTTAACCTCTTTGATTCAATGTTATGGGAAATCGAATCGTACGGATGACGTTTTGAAGACGTTTGATCGAATTATAGAACTCGGTATAACTCCCGATGAGCGAACGTGTGGGTGTCTTCTTAATGTGATGACGCAAACTCCTAATGAAGAACTCGGTAAGCTTGCTACATGCATCGAAAAGGCTAATTCGAGACTTGGTCGTGTAGTGAAGCTTTTAATAGAGTCCGATATTGAAAATGGAAGTTTCAAGAATGATGCTAGTGAAGTACTAGTTAACGCGGGGTCCGATGTACGAAAAGCGTACTGCAATTGCTTAATTGATCTATGTATTAATCTTGATCAGCTTGAAAAGGCTTGTGATTTGTTAGAATTAGGGATTAATCTTGGGATATATAGTGACTTACAGACGAAATCTGCGAGTAACTGGTATTTACATTTGAAGAGTCTTTCGTTAGGGGCGGGTTTAACAGCGTTGCATATTTGGATTAATGATTTGACCAAGTGTTTGGAAGAGGGAGATGAGCTTCCACCGTTGCTTGGAATCAATACGGGTCATGGGAAACATAAGTATTCGGATAAAGGGTTGGCGGGTGGGGTTGAATCGCATCTTAAGGAACTGAATGCGCCTTTTTATGAGGCTCCTGAAAAGGCGGGATGGTTTTTAACGACAAAAGTTGCCGCCAAGTCTTGGTTGGAAGCTCGGTGTGCAGATGTCACGGTCGCTGCGTGAATGGTTTAGTGGAGGGAGTTAAAAATTTTGTTACTGCTGAGTTTTTGCATCTATTTGATGTTCACTAAAATTCGGGTTAGCGGTCGGTTATAAGTCATTCCAGATATCGGCTAAATTTTATAAAGCACATTGTTCTAATATCATAAAAAGTATTTTGTATGCTGCAGATGAACCATTCAGCCATATAAACATTCACTGAAAGGTCACTTAAAAGGGGTTCTACTTTGCCTTGTGGTTGACTTTTGTATTAAACTAGTTAGGTTTGGCCTTTGggcaaaaaaaaccccaaaaatgacGATGACATCagcaaccgaaaaaaaaaaaaagaaaaaacaaaactcCCACAGTAGTTTGGTATATGCGAGTAATATATTACTACCTTCGATTTTCAAACAATAGAAAAATAGAAACCAGAGGTCAACGGTCAACCTGTAATTTAATCTTTAACCGAAACTCTGCTTTCGAGTCTTGATTTGCGTTTGGCCTGATTGTATTTTTATTCGTCTTTTTTCATCGACTGATGAAAAGACATTGTtttatgttatcgttattttagcAACAACAAAAAAAGATACGGTAATATCTAAGCATTGATGAGGTGCTAAGAGCACTCAGTATCGGAGTAAAATTCCCACCGTCTTCCAATTTCATGACCGACGCCGGCAACTTGGAGACCAGCACGCCGTCAGTTTCCGTCGATATCGGCGTCGATTCTTCACCATCGGGGAACTGCGTGGGTGAtacttgattttatatattttttttgttattcTATTTTCTTATCGGTCCACTTCATTTTTTCTCTCACCAAAATTTTGAACCAAGGACGCCCCGAACGACGCCCCACTTTAATCAATTTCAATGTCCATTTTCGACCTTGAAATGGACACCGGAAATAAACATGGACACTGACACCTCGTGCTCTAACACCCTTAGTCATGATGCTTTATATGTTATTAGAAGTGCAGTTGCATTGCATCTGCTTAAAACTAGTGAACAATATAAACAGTTCCCATTACATTTCAAAGATACTGTATTGTATTTATTCACACGCAATATTAGAAAAAACGTACTTCAACACGATCCATACAGCAACAGTCGAAAAGGCAATCAAATACATACATATTACCAACAACCTCCAACAGTGTTATTCTTTACTAATTTGGCTTAAAATTCCCTATCAGGAAATAGGTGAGGGGCGACCATTGACCAGATGAACAAACCTGCAGTGGCCCACGAAGTTATGATACGGACCCACACTGACGGCCACCCAACATCAACCAACCTGCCACTCTCCCCAACCGAAGTTGACCACCCTGTAAGAAGCATTGCAGAGTACATGCTGGCAAGGGAGAAGATAATGTGGAAGAAAGAATACGAATACGAAACAGGCTTATTGTTTTCCTTCTCTTCATGCTCGTCTCTTTTGTCCAATGGTAGCAATGGTTTTTCACCACCTGAAATACACAAACACAAGTTTAACTTAACTTcttgtaataatcataataattaatacagTAACTAATTATGGATACATGGATTGATCATGGGTTATGATCTTAACCTGCACGAGGTGAGTCTGGAGGGGAAAGCAAAGTTGTAGAAGATCCCGCTCGAACAGCAGAGTAAACAACTGAAAGGACAGTTGTGAGTAACCCGACAGTAAGTGTGCCAGTGTTAACGGCTTTCGAATGTTTGTGGAGCCCATTGCAAGCGTAATCACGTGGTTCACTTGCAAGTCCACTATAGCAAAGATACATGCAGTACAAAGAAATAACAGATGCTGGCAAAATGCTCCCGCTTACCTAATGCAAatcaatagattttaaaagtgaaaaTTACTAAATTCAAATGGAAGAGTACAAATTAGCCATGTGGGGTGTCTACAAATAGGTGGTGGCAAATGGGCTAAAATTATGGGTCAAAATAGGTTCAGTCAAAACGAGTAATTTATAGATAGGCCATAACCCAAATCAACCTACATCAACCTTTACTCTGACTTTTTAAGAAGATAGGTTCAGGCTGACCCGATAAACCTCTTGTCTGACTTTttaaactattaaacaaaacaaatAGTATAAGTTGACTTGGAAGATAGTAGTGTCGGCTTTAAAGATGCTCTTAGGGGACTTTCGAAATGTTTTAGCCATTTTATTTTATTCAAATTAAGAATATTGACCACTTATAGTTAGAGCATAATCCAAATCAACCTACAACATAACTCAAATCACCTTTTATGTAAGGTAATGTGTCCATATTGACACGTCTAGAATCTAGCCAtaatgttcaaaagtaataaagaatTTATCATAGCACTATAACTTTCTAACCTAGCGTTTTTTAAAAGTTGTACTCGTAGTAATTAGTGACTAGTACGTGAACGGAAACTCGATTTTGACAAGAGATAAAAAGGGATTTAGAAACTTACTGTAGGATGCAGTGTGATAATAGCAAACACGAACACAAGAATGAGAGTCATTACAATAAAGAATGTATTGAGGCCACAGTCCTGTCCAGATGGATTAAACAAATAGAACAAAAGTCCAGAGAACGAGAACGTTGCCACATAACACACAAGTGACACGACCAGCAAGGCTGCATACCTGCATCATATTTAGAATATATTATACAAATAAAACAGATCGACTCGAGTGAACAACATAACTTGTTTAATTTTCTTCATaagatttatattatatatattgatatagacATATACATTATTTCAAAAAAATTATCAAGAAATGTTATGATTGCAAAAAATAAACAAAATTTTAGATACAAAATGATGGGGCATCATTACAATATAGTGAGAGAAAGAAGAGTGAGAAGAAGTAAACCAAATGATGATGACAAATCATTTAAAGAAGAAATTATTTAGAGCCATTCGGCCCATTTCCTTTTAAACTGCTTACTTTTCTTACAGTTTGACCCGTTAGAGGTAAGACATAACATGAATAAACCCGTTTATAAGTAATTGGATCAAAATTGCCACCCCCACATGATAGGTTTGGAAATGTGTATCCTTAATAAGGAAATGGATAGAACTTACCAAAACTGCTCATCATAGGCAACCCATTTATCATTCCAACTATGGACAAAGTCCAACAAGAGCACAACTTGGACAAGGAGAAATAACCCAGAGCCAATTTTCGAAGTCGACTCTGCATTCACAAATGGCATATGGTTGAGTTATTCAAATGTAATGCGTCATACATATTGAGTGCAAACAAGGATTATGCCGTACTAAGAGCACGTCGAATTTCATATCACCAAGATATACATAAAGAAAACAGCATTAAGATTATACTGTAAATATTCAGATGAAATTGCCATATGGATAGCAGAAAAGAGAAAAACGAATGTCACAAAAAAAATCTAGATAAGAGAAAGGCTTACCATAAAAGCTGATGATCCCATTTGGGACGAAAAACATAAGGATAACCAGAAGACACCAGCAAATGACTTTCATCATCCATCCACCATGGTGCAAACTATCACGTGGGTCTTTTTGGTTTTTCACCCCAACCATTAAAAGAGAAAGAATCGAGAAAAACAAGAAGTTCCCTAAACTAACTCGCAACACAGCATCAGTCTCAAACCACTCCCTATCAGGTGTTTCATAAAAGTGATTAATCCCTGCATCAATAGCGAAAAACAAATATATCAGCTTGCCATATATAGCATACGATTATCTTTTGACGAATATTTTCATAAGAGAATGCAACAATGATTCAACACATGTGTAACTTCTTACGGTTTATGCATACTAGTAAGAGACCTAGAGGTGGCAACTTCAACCCCTTTATAAGTAAACGGGCCatataaaagtactaataatagaaaagaaaaagaaaaaaaaaaccctgAAAGTAATCCATACGTTTAACGCACACAACCTCCTACTAGCCCAAAGTGTATTTTTAATGAATACTAACCGTTATCCAACCTGTCCATTTTCCCACCTCCAATACTTGTGTACAAGTTCCATAACCATTATTAGTTGTAATAGATGGTATACATTTCTTTTGGCATAATGCAAGTACAAATAGTACCTTGGCCAAAGTCCAAACATTAACAAAGAAGAGATCTTTTGATATCGATTAAGGGAAAAGGCTCTTACATGGGATTTTTTCCATGAGTGGTGCAGCAACTTCTCTAAGAATCCAAGCAACAATCAGAGAAAGAGCAAAGAGACCACAGTATGCAATACGAGCAGAGCGACGACTAATCCCCGACACCACCGTTTGGCATGCACTGCATGCGCATGATGCGCAGCAAGAAGCCAGGCAACCAGCTGCCCACATCTTTCTCTATCTGCTTTACCAGTTACTAATATGCACTACAACCTGAAATTCAGCACCAAATACCATAACAATTGGTCCGCATAACTAACCTAAACAACAATCAAATGTTGATTCATAATTGAAAGGACCTCAACGATGCACAAATATATCTCATACATGAGTCAAAGCAACAAAAAAAAACTATCTTATTATCAGAAATTGGTATCCACCGAAACAAAAACTCAACATCAAGCATGAATAATGCTAATCATCACAAAAAATATACACCAAACGATACACATCCACTAAGCAATAAAAAGGCTCTTTTGTATAAAATTTAAACTCAATTTTCAATTGAATTTACTGTTTGGAAATACAAACCTATAGACATATAAACTACTAATTAATTGTAGCTTTATTGTTTGACCACAATTATGTGGCCCTAAACTTTTAAGCAGCAACCGTtaacatattattataactataaagcATATGTACACAAAAAATCGTACATATAACGAGAATTTTATCTACTGATACCATGATTACGATATGCCCTAAATAACAAAAAGTCAAAACCCTAAAAAACTAACAATTTTAATCAGAACGTGCAAAAtagaatagatacatatatatgatttGGTGTTGAAGATTAAAGTGATACCAATTGCGATCGAATGAAGAACAGCGATGAATGTAAACTTGTGATGATGATCGGAAGAGAATACGATATAGCTTTGACAAGGGCTTTTGGGGGTGTTTGGGATGGCTTAATTTGTTAGAAAGATCATATATGAAAGGACAAAAAGTAAAAGGGGTGAAACTGCAGTTTTGAAACATTTGAAGGGTCTTTTTATAATTAAGATTTTCCGCGTAATACGCattatcagtttttttttttttttttcttataatAATTCACAAATCAAATTATCAAGTGTATCGAAAAGGTTTACTTTTTTAGTTGTTTGGTCTCTTGCGCTACTCAATTCTAAGTTTCTAACAAATTATAATTTGAATGGAATTTATCGTAAAGTTTATAGTTACGGAGTACGAAGTATTATTTAAGTTATGGGTCAATATTTTGTTTACTTAGGTGCTTATTTTAATtttgaaattgaatgaatattgatagaagaatattcatttgagtccataaattaatttgagattcaagggatcaatgagagtgcgacatgtgtcgcgaaaatcacatgtgattggaaaaaaaaataaaaaaaatttcaaaaaaaatattttttacttttttttcgaaaattttgtttaattttttttttttattttacaatcacatgtgatttacttgcAGAATCACATATGAttaaattgtacaatcacatgtgattgaatttaccatgcataatcacatgtgattgagtttacaatcacatgtgattgacatgcataatcacatatgattttaaaaaaaaaaaaaaattcgaaaaaaaaatttcaaaaaaaaatatttcgatttttttttttccaatcacatgtgattttcgcgtcaCATGTCGCGTTCttattggtccctttgttttcaagcaaatttatggatacAATTAATTACAACTCTATTGATAGAATATAATTTAACACTTTTCTAAAACATAACTTTTAAAAATGtcattttacaaatataaattagctGATAAATTCACATATCaattatattttgtaaactttcaaaAATATTTATGTTAATTTATTATAGCAAAATGATATTCTAATCATATATTTGGCTCAATTTTATTGTTCTGATATACATATACATGATCTAATCGGATTGCCCTCTAATAAACAAGGCCTAACTGCATCACCCATAACCGTTTTGAACATTTTCATTAGCCATCACAAGATGCACCTACACGAAGAGGACAAACATGCCGATCTTCCGGAAACCTGTCTCGCTGGTTTGAAAACAACTTTTAGCGTACACTTTTTttcatatatataagtgataaGTGGTGATACATAACACTTGGATCAGATTCTAGGTTTATCGTGCAAAAATAATCGATGAATTAACATCTCAAACCTCATAACAATAAACAATGGCAGTACAGAACATATATAACAATACACAAATCTCAAAATAACATTACATGGCTTATGAAAACTAATTCCCTCAGAGCAGTTATGAATTACTATAATCAATCAACACTGTACCCTCAACTATATTACGTTCACAATATaaccaataaataaataaaaagaaagcaAGGCTAGATGTAACAGAGAATACACTGTAATTTCACACATTTTTCTACTACAAATTACTAAATTGGTTTAACCAAATTTCTTGTATTTTGGTAAAACTATAAAGTTCTCCAGTCACTAACTTGGTTAGGGAACTGTAGAGTTGTTCAATCACTAAAGAATCTTCATTTTTCCTTTTGAGACTGATTGTTTTACATGTTGGGCATGACACAACGCCTTTTGGGTCCCAGACAAACCAGAACAGGTGTCATCTTCACCCAGAGTTACTGCAAAGTAAAGATAAACGGTGCACAAAAAAGCGAGAAGTGCAAGTGCCGTTAGCAGAAAACGGTGGCGCTTAACTACTGTAGAGAAGTTGCCCAATTCATCGCTTTTTGAGTATTGCTTTTTGAATGACGATGATGAAAATGCCGTCTGTGGCCTTCTGTGGGGTGAATTTATAATGCCGTCTATAACCATGGCGTAAAGCAACTGGGAATTTGATAGCAACGACACCTAGAATTGATCCCTAGTTTAAACAAGTTGACAAGTATGAAGGTTATTAAGTTGAAGTTTAAATGATTATGGTAGAGATGGGTTTTAACCCATTTAGTTATAGGTACGAGTGTATGACTGGGAATTTTTAgctttaaatggttaaacataaaTTTAGCTAGAAAGCAAACAGGGCAAAGGGGCTGCAACAAGACCTAAATCGGGTTTTTAATCAGATTATTATAGTACCATAACCTCTTGTAATCTTATTCGACTCACTAACATTGTATACACaacaatatttttggtcaaacatatttgttagaAAGCAAACGGGTATAATTTGTCAAAATTTGCTAAACTGTAATACAGCAACAATACCCAATACCGTCAAGTAAGCCTTTGCCAAATTGTCATATTAATGCACAAAATGtgaaaataatataataaaaaataaaaacagataATTGTAACACGATAGCTACTTGTAATCATGATCGAACTACCGAAAGACTGAGATATACAAAATAAATTTTAAGCATATGTTTTAGGCCAACCCGAAGTTTAGAACCGTTACCAAAATTTTAAATTTGTGTAAACTGCCAATACTGCCACATATAAAGTAGGAACTAAATTTGGTTTGATTTCAACCCAATAACTTCAATTAAGGTCATCTTGATACTTCAACCAAATAAAAATCTTTAATAAGTTGCAATCAAGTATAAGGCACCTAGAATGCAACTAGACGATAGTCatctttaaaaatataaaacataacTTAAAACATAGAATGTATATGAAAATCGAGAAAGTAAACGCATTACATGGCTAGAAAGTAGATCAACAAAGGTGTGCAGCacgaaataatgataatgaagctACTACAGTAGTCCAGTTAGGTATACTCCAAGCTAAGCTAACGTTTTAGTATCATTTTCGTTACATGTTTCGCTTTTAAAATTACCGAAGTATCCctgattttaatgaaaatgatcatTTAATTCTGATTCTTGAAGCTACTTGAGTCACATATCTAGATACAACAAAGTACTTGACTCCTGCTCAACTCTTACTATACACATATAGACACACTTTGATCCTACAAATTATATAACTTTGACCACAAGCAAACAACAATATGCTATAATCAACAAGGCACAAGGGTAATTTCATCAAACATGGTTAAATTGTGACATGTAGGTGCACCATCATATGTATACATACCAATGATCCAAATAGCTAACTTCATAAATTGTGACATGTATGTAAATGTTAATTTACATAcattaataatagtatataaaagttttttttttaacaggaaaacaaaaatataattaaaaGCCAAATCGGCAAACCAAAACAACAATGTGCAGCCCAACAGGCCCACCAGACAACAAATACACGACCAAAAAAGGCAAAACCTAGCCTAAACAAACTAGGCTAACTTTAAGACACCATTCTCCCATTTAATATACTCCTATCAAAGGACCAAGATctcattttagttttttttttttttttttttttttttataatccaaAACAAAGAGTAGTTTGCAAATAAAACTAGCTCCATAAGCATTTATAAGCACAAATCAAACCAATAATTACAAATCAAAATCATTGCAGCAGTGAAAATCATGTACTCTTTATTGAACATCAAATTGATTTCAACCAGATCCATGAAAAAATAGATCTACAAAAATACTCGAATACCACAATGCAAATCACACAAGATGTGAGtatgattttttttattatcaaaaattgaaaataaaaTAGAATAAAGGGAGAAAAAAAGAAAAGAACGTACCAGAATTGAGAGAAAAATGGCTCCTAAGACAACAGATGGCGATAATTTATTTAAgaagttaaaaataaataaataggaaTAGAAATAGTAAATGAGGAAGCGCGTAATTGCAGGCAGAATAAATGAGCAGAGAAACACCGAAAGAGAGCCCCCCTGTCAAGTGGGTTTGGACCagggtttgttttttttttttttgaaaagcaagttaATATTATAAATCAACACAGGAGTATTACAATAGTTTGGGCCCTATTTCAGCCCACTTGAGTACAGATACACACGAAGTTAAGCAGTTTGTGAGTAAGCAAACATGCAGACTATACAAAACAGAAATACACGATTAAGATAAATTGAGGTACACGCTCGGATTGCATAGCCAAGAGTGCCAATCAATCTTCTTCTTTTTAATTCTCTTTGAAATCCATTCGAAAGACTTGTTTTGAATTTCATTTAGAGAAGCCGGAACGGTACACGATTTATCGCGAAAGACTTTGTTGTTCCGATTTTTCCAAATGAAATACGCACACACCCATTCGACCGCTTGCCATATTTTTTTCCCGAGTGATGACATGGAGACCGAAGCATTGCCTTTGAGGATTTCGTTGGAACTAAAGTTTGAGAAATTACCGAAACCCCACCATTCGAATACACGTTTCCAAACCGCCATTGAATGTTTACAAAAGATTAGTGAATGATCAACCGTCTCTAAATCGTCGTCGCATAACGGGCACCGAACGCTGTGTAAGTCAATGCCCCTTTTGTCGAGCTCGATTCTAACCGGTAGTCGTTTTTTGTTAACCCGCCACACGAAGATCTCTAATTTTTTTGGAATCAAATTGTTCCGTAAAGTCTCTTGCGGATTGGAGTTCCTAGCAGATCCTTGCTCCTCGATGATAGCTGCAAGATGTTTAACCGTGAATAGTCCCGAAGATGACAGTGACCACGACCAACAATCTGTTTTACCCTTGTCGAATTTGCATGTTGAGATAATCTGTTCAAGGTCTTCTAATTCTGATCTCGTACGACCCGATGGCTCCCTGACCCAGTCGAACTTTGCTAAGCAGCTTGTTACATCAACCTCTACGCGATCCTTTATTCGAGCATCCTTGCACCTTTCTAACCTGTACAATCTAGGAAAACGCTGACTTAACTTGACCCCTTCGAACCAGACATCATCCCAAAATAGCGTTGAAGACCCATCATTCACAATCTTGATAAAAGAAGCTCTAAAAGGAATGTCCATCGACTCCAAAGTATTTCCTACCACAATAATGTTATGCCACGTACCAGAAGATTGGGATCGGAAGGAATTTCCCCCCAAACCCGAACCCCCGTCCGGGCCATGAATACTACGGATAATTTTGGACCAAAGGGAATTGGTTTCGGttataaacctccaccaccattttcccAACAAAGCAAGATTTTTACCATTAAGAGAACCCAAGTTTAACCCCCCATTCCCATAAGGAGAAATAACATCGTCCCATTTTACCCAAGCCAATTTAGACCCCGAAtcggacccgccccaaaaaaacgcACGCCTCACTTTCTCAAGTAAATTTAACACACATTGGGGAGCACGAAAAAGCGAGAAGAAATACAAGGGAAGACTATTTAGAACCGATTTGATAAGTGTAACCCGTCCTCCAAAAGACAACGTCCGCATTCTCCAATCCGACAATCTAGCTTTTATCTTATCAATCACCACTTCCCATTCTTTTCCTTTGTTCATCCTTGCACCAATGGGGATCCCGAGATAAGTGAAGGGGAATTTCCCGACTT
This genomic window from Rutidosis leptorrhynchoides isolate AG116_Rl617_1_P2 chromosome 2, CSIRO_AGI_Rlap_v1, whole genome shotgun sequence contains:
- the LOC139894109 gene encoding uncharacterized protein is translated as MVIDGIINSPHRRPQTAFSSSSFKKQYSKSDELGNFSTVVKRHRFLLTALALLAFLCTVYLYFAVTLGEDDTCSGLSGTQKALCHAQHVKQSVSKGKMKIL
- the LOC139894107 gene encoding pentatricopeptide repeat-containing protein At4g16390, chloroplastic-like — encoded protein: MACYPYGFCSSVSFTRTPKTFNSPIVFQSQQLRITQISVQESVSEVTHDNNKKNYIWVNPKSPKASNFRKKSYDSRYTILTQVAESLNSCSPVEKDVCHVLDTSLSGKLVEQDGVIILNNLSNTRTARMVLKYFQDRCKLSREVVLYNVTLKVFRKSKDLSGAEKLFDEMLQRGVKPDNVTFSTIIGCSRLKSLPGKAVEWFEKMSGFGIQPDDVTYSVMIDCYGRVGNVDMALRLYDRSRTEKWRLDAVTFTTIIKIYGTSGNFDGCLTVFEEMKALGVKPNLVCYNTLLDAMGRAKRPWQVKSIYQQILSNGLTPGWATYAALIRAYGKARYCDDAMNVYKEMKAKGMNLSNVLYNILLSMCADVGFVDEAVGIYEDMKTCSDCQPDSWTYSALITIFSCCGKVSEAEATVQEMTEAGFEPNIYVLTSLIQCYGKSNRTDDVLKTFDRIIELGITPDERTCGCLLNVMTQTPNEELGKLATCIEKANSRLGRVVKLLIESDIENGSFKNDASEVLVNAGSDVRKAYCNCLIDLCINLDQLEKACDLLELGINLGIYSDLQTKSASNWYLHLKSLSLGAGLTALHIWINDLTKCLEEGDELPPLLGINTGHGKHKYSDKGLAGGVESHLKELNAPFYEAPEKAGWFLTTKVAAKSWLEARCADVTVAA
- the LOC139894108 gene encoding uncharacterized protein, with product MWAAGCLASCCASCACSACQTVVSGISRRSARIAYCGLFALSLIVAWILREVAAPLMEKIPWINHFYETPDREWFETDAVLRVSLGNFLFFSILSLLMVGVKNQKDPRDSLHHGGWMMKVICWCLLVILMFFVPNGIISFYESTSKIGSGLFLLVQVVLLLDFVHSWNDKWVAYDEQFWYAALLVVSLVCYVATFSFSGLLFYLFNPSGQDCGLNTFFIVMTLILVFVFAIITLHPTVSGSILPASVISLYCMYLCYSGLASEPRDYACNGLHKHSKAVNTGTLTVGLLTTVLSVVYSAVRAGSSTTLLSPPDSPRAGGEKPLLPLDKRDEHEEKENNKPVSYSYSFFHIIFSLASMYSAMLLTGWSTSVGESGRLVDVGWPSVWVRIITSWATAGLFIWSMVAPHLFPDREF